The following proteins are co-located in the Petroclostridium xylanilyticum genome:
- the aroC gene encoding chorismate synthase, which translates to MLRYLTAGETHGKCLIAIIEGMPSNVYIDIKKINEQLELRQSGYGRGGRMKIEKDSVEILSGVRDRKTLGSPIALKIENKDWENWKHIMGDGEIIRERIVTKPRPGHADLSGSIKYDHQDIRNVLERASARETAIRVAVGSLVRQFIETFGISIMSHIVEIGTVKSSASYTDSNFKENITNSKLRCADPDAEVKMIEYIDEIKRQGDSVGGIFEVVATGLPIGLGSYVHWDRKLDAKIAAGLMSIQAIKGVEIGLGFESARLPGSKVHDEIFYSKEAGYFRKTNHAGGIEGGMSNGEPLVVRAAMKPIPTLYSPLKSVDIITKEPYEASIERSDVCAVPAASIVAEAIVAWEIACSLVEKFGGDSLQEIHNNYRSYLEQIKDK; encoded by the coding sequence ATGTTAAGATATCTTACAGCAGGTGAAACTCATGGAAAGTGTTTAATTGCTATAATTGAAGGAATGCCTTCTAATGTTTATATAGATATAAAAAAAATTAATGAACAGCTGGAATTGCGACAGAGCGGCTATGGTCGCGGGGGAAGAATGAAAATTGAAAAAGATAGTGTTGAAATACTGTCGGGTGTCAGAGACAGGAAGACATTAGGCAGTCCTATTGCACTTAAAATCGAAAACAAAGACTGGGAAAACTGGAAACATATAATGGGTGATGGTGAAATAATACGAGAAAGAATTGTAACTAAACCAAGACCCGGGCATGCAGACCTGAGTGGCTCTATAAAATATGACCATCAAGATATCCGCAATGTGCTTGAACGGGCCAGTGCAAGGGAAACAGCAATAAGAGTTGCAGTAGGAAGCCTGGTTCGACAATTCATAGAAACTTTTGGTATAAGTATCATGAGCCATATAGTGGAAATCGGGACGGTTAAATCCTCTGCTTCATATACAGATAGCAATTTTAAGGAAAATATAACTAATTCCAAGCTCCGTTGTGCTGATCCTGATGCTGAAGTAAAAATGATTGAGTACATCGACGAAATAAAGAGGCAGGGGGATTCTGTTGGTGGAATATTTGAGGTAGTTGCTACAGGTCTACCTATAGGTCTAGGAAGTTATGTCCATTGGGATAGAAAGCTGGATGCCAAAATTGCAGCAGGATTGATGAGTATACAAGCAATAAAGGGTGTTGAGATTGGTTTGGGATTTGAAAGTGCAAGACTTCCCGGATCAAAGGTGCATGATGAAATTTTTTATTCAAAAGAAGCTGGGTATTTCAGAAAGACCAATCATGCCGGTGGAATAGAAGGTGGTATGAGCAATGGAGAACCGTTGGTGGTAAGGGCTGCAATGAAGCCAATTCCTACATTATATTCACCATTGAAAAGTGTTGACATTATTACAAAAGAACCATATGAAGCCAGTATAGAACGGTCGGATGTATGTGCCGTTCCGGCTGCCAGTATCGTTGCAGAAGCAATCGTAGCCTGGGAGATAGCTTGCTCACTGGTGGAGAAGTTTGGGGGAGATAGTTTGCAGGAGATACATAATAATTACCGGAGTTATTTGGAACAGATAAAGGATAAGTAA
- a CDS encoding RNA polymerase sigma factor has translation MDQEKLLIQKCKNGDIPSFEILIESYQKKVFNIAYRMLSNADDASDVAQEVFLKVFKSIANFKEESSLSTWIYRITTNVCLDEMRRRKKTAVISMNSTIQLGDGEIDIQIEDESLHPDEIVEEKELKDEVKKAIESLNDEHKIVIILRDINGLSYDEIANTLQCSLGTVKSRINRARNSLKSILLKREELFKNYRV, from the coding sequence GTGGATCAAGAAAAATTGCTAATTCAAAAATGCAAAAATGGTGATATACCTTCTTTTGAAATACTTATTGAAAGTTATCAGAAGAAAGTTTTTAACATTGCTTATAGAATGCTGAGCAACGCTGACGACGCTTCGGATGTTGCCCAAGAAGTATTTTTAAAAGTATTCAAGTCAATAGCAAACTTTAAGGAAGAATCTTCTCTATCAACATGGATTTACAGGATTACAACCAATGTATGCTTGGATGAGATGAGGAGACGGAAGAAAACTGCCGTGATTTCTATGAATTCAACCATCCAATTGGGGGATGGAGAAATTGACATCCAAATCGAAGATGAAAGCCTGCACCCTGATGAGATTGTAGAAGAAAAAGAATTGAAAGATGAAGTAAAAAAGGCGATAGAGAGCTTGAATGATGAACATAAAATTGTTATTATCTTAAGAGATATAAATGGATTATCCTATGATGAGATTGCCAATACATTACAATGTTCCTTGGGAACGGTAAAATCGCGAATCAACAGGGCACGAAATTCCTTAAAAAGCATATTATTAAAAAGAGAGGAACTTTTTAAAAACTATCGCGTCTAA
- a CDS encoding anti-sigma factor family protein gives MLKCEQAKDMMSLHIDGQLNDVELLNFKKHIHTCEQCREELEFLQSIVEACNNLEEVELPVDFKQQLHQKLVQTQQDVKHSTPPWYLNWRMYSGLVAGILLVLAMKFQIFGSIFDSIYKPEKAYVSEAKLEYSASKAAEIAKEEPKKEEKKLEAESAVREEEEVLTDAAKPDQPLSIKAFSASQEKVQAKEEAQKSSAAGAAEPAVPPAQEPKADGTRQSPENKSLDINISVKKDQVCRGLYRDRKPLIAYKAIVKLTQENAALLWEKIQDKLAEYEGQYTVLYKDGKPVIRASKEKYDEMLEYIQKTSIEFKLDYIEVDETDKYQTLIAQCDSISKKIEELQAKLKSAAKQEEMDSINEQLQVMLDQQQQLINNITDLEDSIGKCSIELEITS, from the coding sequence ATGTTGAAATGTGAACAGGCAAAAGATATGATGTCATTACATATTGATGGGCAATTGAATGATGTTGAACTATTAAATTTTAAAAAGCATATCCATACTTGTGAACAGTGTAGAGAAGAACTAGAATTTTTGCAATCTATTGTGGAAGCATGCAATAATTTGGAAGAAGTTGAATTGCCGGTTGACTTCAAACAGCAGTTACATCAAAAACTCGTACAAACCCAACAAGATGTAAAGCACAGCACTCCTCCTTGGTATCTAAATTGGCGGATGTATTCTGGATTGGTAGCCGGTATATTGTTGGTGCTGGCAATGAAATTCCAGATTTTTGGTTCTATATTTGATTCTATATATAAGCCTGAAAAAGCCTATGTAAGTGAAGCCAAGCTTGAATATAGTGCAAGCAAGGCTGCAGAGATAGCAAAGGAAGAACCGAAAAAGGAAGAAAAAAAATTAGAAGCAGAATCTGCGGTACGTGAGGAAGAAGAGGTTTTAACAGATGCTGCAAAACCGGATCAACCCCTGAGTATTAAGGCTTTTTCTGCTTCACAAGAGAAAGTACAAGCTAAAGAAGAAGCACAAAAATCTAGTGCGGCAGGGGCTGCAGAACCCGCCGTGCCTCCTGCACAGGAGCCTAAAGCGGACGGAACCAGGCAAAGTCCGGAAAACAAAAGCCTGGATATAAACATATCTGTTAAAAAGGATCAGGTTTGCAGGGGGTTATATAGGGATAGAAAGCCTTTGATAGCGTATAAAGCCATAGTAAAACTAACGCAGGAGAATGCAGCATTATTATGGGAGAAAATTCAAGATAAACTGGCTGAATATGAAGGACAGTATACAGTCTTATACAAAGATGGTAAGCCGGTTATTAGAGCTTCAAAAGAAAAATATGATGAAATGCTTGAATATATTCAAAAAACAAGTATTGAATTTAAACTCGATTATATTGAAGTAGATGAAACGGATAAATATCAAACCCTGATTGCACAGTGTGACAGCATAAGTAAAAAAATTGAAGAATTACAAGCAAAACTAAAGAGTGCTGCCAAACAAGAAGAAATGGATAGCATCAATGAACAGTTACAGGTAATGTTAGATCAACAGCAGCAATTGATAAATAACATCACTGATTTGGAAGATTCTATTGGCAAATGTTCCATTGAGCTTGAAATAACTTCCTGA
- the polA gene encoding DNA polymerase I translates to MSNKKLMIMDGNSIINRAFYGLQLLSNSEGLYTNAVYGFLNILFKHLEEEKPQYLCVAFDMRTPTFRHKDFEQYKAHRKGMPDELAVQLPVLKDVLEAMNIAIFQKEGYEADDIIGTISRVCEENDLQCVVLTGDKDSLQLASQKTKIKLLITRKGVTEAEEYDDKKVFEKYGVTPEQFIDVKGLMGDPSDNIPGVSGVGEKTALSLIQAYKSIDELYKNIEFVNVRKNIKESLINNKEMAFLSKKLATIDRNIPIDVDLSSCLREEYNREKLLELFRKLEFKSFIQKLQLESIEKETLASQGSYEHITTIDEFKKVVDIVKSKKEIIYLLYADEDQQASQLVSLSVALDSETAVYIDINEQLGEKDVINFLKTIFEDANIKKIGHNVKDDIVLLHQYGIKVNTISFDTMIAAYIINPSRSSYKIDEISQEFLGINLPSEESVLGKGKGRVSIKDIDKNAAVNFACQQVLALPQLTGMLSSKIKEYGQEKLYYEVELPLVEVLAAMQIDGFKVDREKLIQFSALLDDKINKLMDEIYKLAGEEFNINSTKQLGVVLFERLGLPIVKKTKTGYSTDVEVLEKLKGKHEIVHKLMEYRQLVKLKSTYADGLLNVINPKTGKIHSNFNQTVTVTGRISSTEPNLQNIPIKLELGREVRKMFVASNDDYVLLDADYSQIELRVLAHISGDPNMVDAFKNNEDIHRRTASQVFGVPMEEVTSIMRSRAKAVNFGIVYGIGDFSLSQDLGITRKEAKKYIDSYLSKYSMVQKYMTDIVELGKSQGYVTTLLNRRRYLPELQSNNFVTRSFGERIAMNTPIQGSAADIIKIAMVNVYRELKERNLKSRLILQVHDELIVETHKSEIDEVKEIVKSQMEKAVQLRVPLVVDLNIGENWHDAK, encoded by the coding sequence ATGAGCAATAAGAAACTAATGATAATGGACGGCAATAGTATTATTAATAGAGCATTTTACGGGCTTCAGCTCCTTTCAAATTCAGAGGGATTATACACGAACGCAGTATATGGGTTTTTAAATATACTCTTTAAACACTTGGAAGAAGAAAAGCCTCAATATCTATGTGTTGCCTTTGATATGAGAACACCCACTTTTAGACATAAAGATTTTGAACAATATAAAGCCCATAGAAAAGGAATGCCTGATGAGCTGGCAGTTCAGCTTCCTGTACTAAAAGACGTATTGGAAGCAATGAATATAGCTATTTTTCAAAAGGAGGGCTATGAAGCAGATGATATTATAGGCACCATATCCCGGGTATGCGAAGAAAATGATTTACAATGTGTAGTATTAACAGGGGATAAAGATTCTTTACAGCTTGCATCACAAAAAACAAAAATCAAACTTCTAATTACCCGAAAAGGTGTAACCGAGGCAGAGGAATATGACGATAAAAAAGTTTTTGAAAAATATGGAGTTACACCAGAACAATTTATTGATGTAAAAGGTTTAATGGGGGACCCGTCTGATAATATTCCTGGAGTTTCAGGCGTAGGGGAAAAGACAGCCCTTTCGCTGATACAGGCATATAAAAGCATAGATGAATTATACAAAAATATCGAATTTGTAAACGTTAGAAAAAATATTAAAGAAAGCTTGATCAATAACAAGGAAATGGCCTTTCTTAGTAAAAAGCTTGCAACTATAGATCGGAATATCCCTATCGATGTAGATCTCTCCAGTTGTCTAAGAGAAGAGTATAACCGGGAAAAACTGTTGGAATTATTTCGCAAACTGGAATTCAAGAGTTTCATTCAAAAGTTGCAGTTAGAATCTATAGAAAAAGAAACTTTAGCTTCACAGGGTAGTTATGAACATATTACTACTATTGATGAATTTAAAAAAGTTGTAGATATTGTTAAGTCAAAAAAAGAAATAATTTATTTGCTATACGCTGATGAAGATCAACAGGCTAGTCAATTGGTTTCTCTCTCAGTGGCTTTAGATTCTGAAACAGCAGTATACATTGATATAAATGAGCAATTAGGGGAAAAGGATGTTATCAATTTCTTAAAGACTATTTTTGAAGATGCTAACATAAAGAAGATAGGACATAATGTAAAAGATGATATTGTATTATTACACCAGTATGGGATTAAAGTAAATACAATTTCTTTTGATACGATGATTGCCGCATATATCATTAATCCATCGAGAAGTTCATATAAAATTGATGAGATTTCGCAAGAGTTTCTTGGCATTAACTTGCCATCAGAGGAAAGTGTTTTAGGAAAAGGGAAAGGCAGAGTGTCCATTAAGGATATTGATAAAAATGCCGCAGTGAATTTTGCATGTCAGCAGGTTTTAGCTTTACCGCAATTAACAGGGATGTTAAGCAGCAAAATTAAAGAGTATGGACAGGAAAAACTCTATTACGAGGTAGAGCTTCCTCTGGTAGAAGTATTGGCAGCCATGCAGATAGACGGTTTTAAGGTTGACAGGGAAAAGTTAATTCAATTTTCAGCATTGTTGGATGATAAAATTAATAAATTAATGGATGAGATATATAAGCTTGCAGGTGAGGAATTTAATATCAACTCTACAAAACAGTTGGGCGTTGTCTTATTTGAAAGACTAGGCCTTCCGATTGTAAAAAAAACTAAAACCGGTTACTCCACTGATGTTGAAGTACTTGAAAAGCTTAAAGGAAAGCATGAGATTGTTCATAAACTGATGGAATACAGGCAGCTGGTAAAGTTAAAATCAACTTATGCCGATGGACTTTTAAATGTGATAAATCCAAAAACAGGCAAAATACATTCCAATTTTAACCAAACAGTTACAGTAACAGGTAGAATTAGCAGTACTGAACCTAATTTACAGAACATACCCATTAAATTGGAATTGGGTAGAGAGGTACGAAAAATGTTCGTAGCATCTAATGATGACTATGTATTACTGGATGCTGACTATTCACAGATAGAATTAAGAGTCTTAGCCCATATTTCCGGGGATCCTAACATGGTAGATGCTTTTAAAAATAATGAGGATATTCATAGGAGGACAGCTTCTCAAGTGTTTGGAGTACCAATGGAAGAGGTTACTTCGATAATGAGAAGCAGGGCCAAAGCAGTTAACTTTGGTATTGTTTATGGTATAGGCGATTTTAGCTTATCCCAGGATCTTGGTATTACAAGAAAAGAGGCTAAAAAATACATCGATAGTTACCTCTCCAAATACAGTATGGTGCAAAAGTATATGACAGACATTGTGGAGTTGGGTAAAAGCCAGGGATATGTTACCACACTGCTAAATAGAAGAAGATATCTTCCTGAGCTTCAATCTAATAATTTTGTTACACGTTCTTTTGGGGAAAGAATTGCAATGAATACCCCAATCCAGGGAAGTGCCGCAGATATTATTAAAATAGCTATGGTGAATGTATATAGGGAGTTAAAAGAAAGAAACTTGAAATCAAGACTTATACTTCAGGTACATGACGAGCTGATCGTGGAAACACATAAGAGTGAAATTGATGAGGTGAAAGAAATTGTTAAAAGCCAGATGGAGAAAGCTGTCCAGCTTCGGGTACCATTGGTAGTTGATTTGAATATAGGTGAAAACTGGCATGATGCAAAATAA
- the coaE gene encoding dephospho-CoA kinase (Dephospho-CoA kinase (CoaE) performs the final step in coenzyme A biosynthesis.), with the protein MKIIGLTGGTGSGKSTVAGIARQLGAKVIDADIVAREVVKKGQTALEEIVRYFGTEVLLESGELDRKKLGRIVFADKEKLRLLNQITHKYIIHNIKEEIKIEMRKNTYNIIIIDAAILIESGLYEICDAVWVVVANKEERIRRIMERDQLSLTEAQNRINSQMAESEMKKYASAVINNDNDIESVRFQVTQLINQIE; encoded by the coding sequence ATGAAGATAATAGGACTAACGGGAGGAACCGGAAGTGGAAAAAGTACCGTTGCCGGTATTGCCAGACAGCTGGGAGCAAAAGTGATTGATGCAGATATTGTTGCAAGAGAAGTGGTAAAAAAAGGACAAACTGCTTTGGAGGAAATCGTCCGGTATTTTGGCACAGAAGTTCTATTGGAAAGTGGAGAATTAGACAGAAAGAAATTGGGACGTATAGTTTTTGCTGATAAGGAAAAATTAAGATTATTAAACCAAATAACCCACAAATATATCATTCATAACATTAAAGAAGAAATTAAGATTGAAATGCGTAAGAATACATATAATATTATTATCATTGATGCTGCTATCCTGATTGAAAGCGGACTATATGAGATATGTGATGCGGTTTGGGTTGTGGTAGCAAATAAAGAAGAAAGGATAAGACGAATAATGGAAAGAGATCAGCTTTCTTTAACAGAAGCTCAAAACCGGATAAACTCCCAAATGGCAGAAAGCGAAATGAAGAAATATGCTTCTGCTGTTATCAATAACGACAATGATATTGAATCAGTCCGTTTTCAGGTTACACAGCTTATAAATCAAATAGAATAG
- a CDS encoding lytic transglycosylase domain-containing protein — protein sequence MRKYRYLLLLGITALVIIWMVMFPQNILRFFYPLRYNDFVFKYSEYNKIDPYLVMAIIKVESNFNANAQSHKGAKGLMQITDQTALWGAEQLGLHDFRIDKLFDPETNIQIGCWYLNNLKKEFNNDLLLVLTAYNGGSGNVAKWLKDKNLSRSGKSLDRIPFKETDLYVKKVLKEYNIYKRLYADMK from the coding sequence ATGCGCAAATATAGATATTTATTGTTGCTTGGTATTACGGCACTGGTGATTATCTGGATGGTTATGTTTCCCCAGAATATTTTACGTTTTTTTTATCCTCTAAGATATAACGATTTTGTATTTAAATACTCAGAATATAATAAAATTGATCCTTATTTGGTAATGGCTATTATTAAAGTTGAAAGCAATTTTAACGCCAATGCTCAATCTCATAAGGGTGCGAAGGGACTAATGCAGATAACCGATCAAACGGCTTTATGGGGAGCCGAACAATTGGGCTTGCACGACTTTCGTATTGACAAATTATTCGATCCCGAAACAAATATACAAATAGGCTGCTGGTATCTAAATAACTTGAAAAAAGAATTTAACAATGACTTACTCCTGGTACTTACTGCTTATAACGGCGGAAGTGGGAATGTAGCTAAATGGCTTAAGGATAAAAATCTCAGTAGATCAGGGAAAAGTCTGGACAGGATTCCTTTTAAGGAAACAGACCTGTACGTAAAAAAAGTATTAAAAGAATATAATATCTATAAAAGGTTATATGCTGATATGAAATAG
- a CDS encoding ABC transporter ATP-binding protein has translation MLVVENLTKKYGKFLAVNGLSLEIPKGHIFGFVGPNGAGKTTTMKIIAGLMQPTSGKVFIDGVDVTRNVKKVREKIGYMPDFFGVYDDLKVDEYLDFYCAAYKIHASQRKKIIDDLLELVELSHKREAYVDSLSRGMKQRLCLARSLVHNPSLLILDEPASGLDPRARIEMKEILKELKNMGKTILISSHILPELAELCTSIGVIENGKMIVSGSVEEIMLQSSTSRTLKIKVLGNIDMAIKVIKEQPMVDNIVRNTDNIEVGFNGNEEEASKMLSELVKNNVKITFFGEVQKNLEDVFMKITKGVATHEGAN, from the coding sequence ATGTTAGTTGTTGAAAATCTTACAAAAAAATATGGCAAGTTTTTAGCAGTAAACGGATTATCTTTAGAAATACCGAAAGGGCACATTTTTGGATTTGTAGGACCAAATGGAGCAGGAAAAACAACAACAATGAAAATCATAGCCGGATTGATGCAGCCAACTTCAGGAAAGGTATTCATAGATGGTGTAGATGTTACCAGGAATGTTAAAAAAGTCCGTGAAAAAATCGGGTATATGCCTGACTTTTTTGGCGTATATGACGATCTAAAGGTGGATGAATATTTGGATTTTTACTGTGCTGCGTATAAGATTCACGCTTCACAAAGGAAAAAGATTATTGACGATCTGTTAGAATTGGTTGAACTGTCGCATAAAAGAGAAGCGTATGTAGATTCTCTCTCTCGTGGAATGAAACAAAGGCTCTGTTTAGCACGGAGTCTGGTGCACAATCCTTCACTATTAATTCTGGATGAACCTGCTTCCGGATTGGACCCCAGGGCCAGGATTGAAATGAAGGAGATATTAAAAGAACTGAAGAATATGGGAAAAACTATTCTCATTAGTTCTCATATTCTCCCCGAATTGGCAGAGCTATGTACTTCCATTGGTGTTATTGAAAACGGAAAAATGATTGTGTCCGGCAGTGTAGAAGAAATTATGCTGCAATCATCCACCAGCAGAACATTAAAGATAAAGGTTTTAGGGAATATCGATATGGCAATAAAGGTTATTAAAGAACAGCCTATGGTAGATAACATCGTACGAAACACTGATAATATTGAGGTTGGATTTAATGGGAATGAGGAAGAGGCTTCCAAGATGTTAAGTGAACTGGTTAAAAATAATGTAAAAATAACGTTTTTTGGCGAAGTACAGAAAAATCTTGAAGACGTATTTATGAAAATCACCAAGGGGGTGGCAACTCATGAAGGTGCAAATTAA
- a CDS encoding ABC transporter permease, which produces MKVQINPVLEKEAKIKMRGWRAPALLSMYLLLLGGGAVLYFLVQNLNSYTAGFEPRTALNLYTLLTMFQLGLLLFITPAITASAISGERERQTLDLLLCTRLSSWSIVFGKLVASLSHIILLVIASIPVFSIVFLYGGLSPLDVAIIFLFQIVTAFFLGSVGIFFSAMFKKTTVATIVTYTIILALTLGTLIGFGFYSSISHALFGRPPTQWEAMTILSANPFIGLGAILDKQTGYFNFIRSVLQMHGKNIGNLPWILNISFDIVLSIILLLLSAWMVKPVKGRHKKGEKR; this is translated from the coding sequence ATGAAGGTGCAAATTAACCCGGTATTAGAAAAAGAAGCGAAAATCAAAATGAGAGGATGGAGAGCGCCTGCACTGCTAAGCATGTATCTGCTTTTACTGGGAGGCGGAGCAGTCTTATATTTTCTGGTTCAGAATTTAAACAGCTATACTGCAGGGTTTGAACCTAGAACAGCACTTAATCTTTATACCTTGCTGACCATGTTTCAACTTGGCTTGCTGCTTTTTATCACTCCTGCCATTACTGCATCAGCAATAAGCGGAGAACGTGAGAGACAGACACTGGATTTGCTTCTTTGTACACGTCTGTCTTCCTGGTCTATTGTTTTTGGAAAGCTAGTTGCTTCCCTAAGCCATATTATCTTACTGGTGATTGCATCTATACCCGTTTTTAGTATTGTATTCTTATATGGAGGTCTATCTCCTTTAGATGTCGCTATTATTTTTCTGTTTCAGATTGTAACAGCATTTTTTCTTGGGAGTGTAGGCATATTCTTTTCAGCAATGTTTAAGAAAACCACGGTTGCCACTATTGTTACCTACACGATAATATTAGCTTTAACACTGGGAACTCTTATAGGGTTTGGATTTTATAGCAGCATAAGCCATGCGCTGTTTGGAAGGCCTCCAACCCAGTGGGAAGCAATGACAATACTTTCTGCCAACCCGTTTATTGGTCTTGGGGCTATATTGGATAAACAGACTGGATATTTTAATTTTATTAGAAGTGTACTTCAAATGCATGGAAAAAATATCGGAAATCTTCCATGGATTTTAAATATTAGCTTTGACATTGTTTTATCTATTATTTTATTATTATTGAGTGCATGGATGGTTAAACCTGTTAAAGGAAGACACAAAAAAGGAGAAAAGAGATGA